One segment of Anatilimnocola aggregata DNA contains the following:
- a CDS encoding prolyl oligopeptidase family serine peptidase yields MSALPLLMRLVLVVACFHSLTYSFAMAEPPPVAPVKTVVDTYHGTTITDHYRYFEDFKNSAVQAWVKQQAEYTERSLEALPGRAALLARIQELDAGIPYTLSGLTRVPSGELFYFKQLAGENVAKLYVRESQRGTERLLIDPEKFPPPAGGGHVTLGFYRVSPDASQLLYGFAASGSEQTTLKIFDRRTGQDLPESIDRIEAEYALPYWLPDGKSFVYSRRRQIGTDAPAADGYKFTQAFQHKLESNPNQDSLVFANGAPGSPPMAEMDFPAVIAPLGSAWAIGQIKHGDETDITLYVTRQESLGSPAPRWTKVCDRTDLVTEFAVHGDDIYLLTAHDAPRFKVVRTSLTHPDFATAEEVVPPSEQVVDSLAVAKDALYVGVLVGVPNKILRVPYASPANAELIELPQDEPAAHITAARADLPGIFLSTRSWTRAGKLYEYEPATGKLTDTALLPTGKFDAPDWLTSTEVMVTSHDAVKVPLSIIHRRDIKLNGLNPTLLSGYGAYGFTASMRFKPTDLAWLERGGVLAVAHVRGGGAFGKEWHHAGRKLTKPNTWKDFIACAEYLVRTGYTSSAKLAGEGGSAGGILIGRSITERPDLFAAAHISVGCTDMLRFETTMNGPPNVPEFGTTTKADEFQGLLAMSTLHHIGDGVKYPAVLLTHGANDPRVEPWISAKTTARLQAASASGKPVLFRVDYHAGHGIGSTRTQQQAEDADISSFLLWQFGDPAFQPRR; encoded by the coding sequence ATGTCTGCGCTGCCTTTGTTGATGCGTCTTGTGCTCGTCGTGGCTTGTTTCCATTCGCTGACATACTCATTCGCCATGGCTGAACCGCCCCCCGTTGCTCCTGTGAAGACTGTCGTTGATACCTATCACGGGACGACGATTACCGATCACTATCGGTACTTCGAGGACTTCAAAAACTCTGCGGTGCAAGCCTGGGTAAAGCAACAGGCCGAGTATACCGAGCGTTCGCTCGAGGCGCTACCAGGCCGAGCAGCACTGCTCGCGCGCATTCAAGAGCTGGATGCCGGGATTCCATATACCTTGTCGGGTTTGACCCGCGTGCCCAGCGGCGAACTGTTTTACTTTAAGCAACTTGCCGGAGAGAACGTCGCCAAGCTCTACGTCCGCGAATCACAGCGTGGCACTGAGCGGTTGCTTATCGATCCCGAGAAGTTTCCTCCGCCCGCAGGAGGCGGCCACGTTACGCTCGGGTTCTATCGCGTTTCGCCAGACGCTAGCCAGTTGCTCTACGGGTTTGCTGCCTCGGGATCGGAGCAGACGACGCTGAAAATCTTCGACCGGCGAACCGGCCAGGATCTGCCCGAGAGCATCGATCGCATTGAGGCCGAGTATGCACTTCCCTACTGGTTGCCGGATGGTAAGAGCTTCGTTTACAGTCGGCGGCGACAGATCGGCACCGACGCTCCCGCCGCCGATGGCTATAAGTTCACACAGGCATTTCAGCACAAGTTGGAGAGCAATCCCAATCAAGACAGCCTGGTATTTGCCAATGGTGCTCCCGGTTCACCGCCGATGGCTGAAATGGATTTTCCGGCCGTTATCGCGCCCCTTGGCTCCGCCTGGGCCATCGGACAAATCAAGCACGGGGACGAAACGGATATCACCCTTTACGTAACCCGACAGGAGTCATTGGGCTCGCCCGCGCCGCGCTGGACAAAAGTCTGTGACCGAACCGATCTCGTTACGGAGTTTGCCGTGCATGGTGACGACATCTATCTCCTCACCGCGCACGACGCTCCGCGCTTCAAGGTCGTAAGGACCTCGCTCACCCATCCCGATTTTGCAACTGCAGAAGAGGTTGTGCCGCCGAGTGAGCAAGTCGTCGATTCTTTGGCGGTCGCCAAAGACGCGCTTTATGTCGGCGTGCTCGTGGGTGTTCCTAACAAAATTCTGCGAGTCCCCTACGCATCGCCGGCCAATGCCGAATTGATTGAACTTCCCCAGGATGAACCAGCGGCCCACATCACGGCTGCGCGTGCTGATCTGCCCGGTATATTTCTCAGCACGCGTTCTTGGACCCGCGCTGGCAAACTGTATGAATATGAGCCAGCAACCGGCAAGCTGACCGATACCGCGCTCCTCCCCACCGGCAAGTTCGACGCGCCGGATTGGCTCACTTCGACCGAGGTCATGGTCACCAGTCATGACGCCGTGAAGGTTCCGCTTTCCATCATTCACCGCCGCGATATCAAATTGAACGGCTTAAATCCGACGCTCCTCTCCGGCTATGGCGCGTATGGCTTCACGGCGTCCATGCGTTTCAAACCGACCGACCTGGCTTGGTTGGAACGGGGTGGCGTATTAGCGGTGGCGCATGTCCGCGGCGGGGGTGCCTTTGGCAAAGAATGGCACCACGCGGGGCGCAAACTAACCAAGCCCAACACCTGGAAGGACTTTATTGCCTGCGCCGAGTACCTCGTCCGAACCGGATACACTTCGTCTGCCAAACTGGCTGGCGAAGGCGGTAGCGCCGGAGGCATTTTGATTGGGCGCTCGATCACCGAACGGCCCGATCTGTTCGCGGCGGCCCATATTTCGGTCGGTTGCACCGACATGCTACGCTTCGAAACGACCATGAATGGCCCTCCTAATGTGCCTGAATTCGGCACCACGACTAAAGCCGACGAGTTTCAAGGTCTGCTCGCAATGAGCACGCTGCATCACATTGGCGACGGGGTAAAGTACCCGGCCGTGCTGCTGACGCACGGCGCCAACGATCCGCGCGTCGAACCCTGGATTTCGGCCAAGACCACAGCCCGCCTGCAGGCAGCCTCGGCCAGTGGCAAACCGGTTCTCTTTCGCGTGGACTATCATGCCGGGCACGGCATTGGCTCCACGCGCACTCAGCAGCAAGCTGAGGATGCCGACATCTCGTCCTTCTTGCTTTGGCAATTCGGCGACCCGGCCTTTCAACCCAGGCGTTAG
- a CDS encoding DUF1501 domain-containing protein produces MTSRYCDGHTRRNFLQVGLCGLTGLGLTPLLRATASESSAKPVAAKAKRCILIWMDGGPSHHESFDCKPDAPVEISGPFSPVASNVPGIQVCELLPKVSQVMNLVTVIRSVAHRDPGHGGGNHYLTTGRPTPVPIGCGDSASFHPSLGSFIAKERGAPPGLPAYVQFALPAALRSGGPNFLGSKYAPFLISNNPNNPDFQLPDVTLPPGIAEGRAQSRVALRKSLDNLERIGDEAAADPARALDSFHEQAHRLVTSSLAKQAFDINDEPEKTRDEYGRTMVGQQCLLARRLVEAGVPFVTVQHAGWDHHTNIFKYLKDRWLPTFDVAFSALLLDMEARGLLEDTLVLALGEFGRTPKINKDAGRDHWPGAMSIVAAGAGVPRGLVIGATDKQGAAPSERPLKVEDFFCSIFTKLGINPHKELLSPEGRPIAIVNGGKPISELF; encoded by the coding sequence ATGACGAGCCGCTATTGCGACGGACACACGCGTCGGAACTTTCTGCAGGTCGGACTCTGCGGCCTGACGGGGCTTGGTCTGACTCCCTTGCTCCGCGCCACGGCAAGCGAAAGCAGTGCCAAGCCTGTTGCCGCCAAGGCCAAACGCTGCATCTTGATTTGGATGGACGGCGGACCAAGCCATCACGAATCGTTCGACTGCAAGCCCGACGCGCCCGTCGAAATCAGTGGGCCGTTCAGTCCCGTGGCGAGCAACGTCCCCGGCATTCAAGTTTGCGAACTGTTGCCCAAGGTATCGCAGGTGATGAACCTGGTCACGGTCATTCGCTCCGTCGCGCATCGCGATCCGGGGCATGGAGGCGGTAATCACTATCTGACTACCGGCCGCCCCACGCCCGTGCCCATCGGCTGCGGAGACTCGGCGAGCTTTCATCCCAGCCTTGGTTCGTTCATCGCCAAGGAGCGTGGTGCACCGCCGGGACTTCCCGCCTATGTGCAGTTTGCCTTGCCTGCGGCGCTACGTTCGGGCGGGCCGAACTTTCTCGGCAGCAAATACGCTCCGTTCCTGATTTCAAATAATCCGAACAATCCCGATTTCCAACTTCCCGATGTCACCTTGCCCCCCGGCATTGCCGAGGGGCGCGCTCAATCGCGGGTAGCGCTTCGCAAGTCCCTCGATAACCTGGAGCGAATCGGCGACGAAGCAGCAGCCGACCCGGCGCGGGCTCTCGATAGCTTTCACGAGCAAGCGCATCGACTGGTGACTTCGTCGCTGGCCAAGCAGGCCTTCGATATTAACGACGAACCGGAGAAGACTCGCGACGAGTACGGTCGCACGATGGTCGGTCAGCAGTGCTTGCTCGCCCGCCGTCTGGTTGAAGCGGGAGTGCCGTTCGTCACCGTGCAACACGCGGGCTGGGACCATCACACCAACATTTTCAAATACTTGAAAGATCGCTGGCTCCCCACGTTCGATGTCGCCTTCTCCGCCTTACTGCTCGATATGGAAGCGCGCGGACTACTGGAAGATACCCTCGTGTTGGCACTCGGTGAGTTTGGACGCACTCCCAAAATCAACAAGGACGCAGGGCGCGATCACTGGCCTGGCGCCATGTCGATTGTCGCTGCAGGCGCGGGTGTGCCGCGCGGTTTAGTGATCGGCGCGACCGACAAGCAGGGAGCGGCACCCAGCGAACGACCGCTGAAGGTCGAGGACTTCTTCTGTTCCATCTTTACCAAGCTGGGGATCAATCCGCACAAGGAGTTGTTGTCTCCCGAGGGGCGACCGATCGCCATCGTCAACGGCGGCAAACCGATCAGCGAGTTGTTTTAA
- a CDS encoding DUF1549 domain-containing protein has protein sequence MVCSVFIALVLASADPSAAGITSLRIDPPAPLLRGADASQQLLVTALRDGGEFDTTDEAKFQSSQPTIALVTAEGVVLPVATGTAKITAEFGGRTFSVDVKVENPTQLPSLHFGRDIIPVLTKAGCNSGGCHGKQSGQNGFKLSVFGHDIKADYHALVSEGRGRRLSPAAPRQSLLLTKAVNQVPHGGGQRLDVDSTEYRRLLRWVDAGMPRGDDETPHVVAIDVIPKQPVMQPQSRQRLLVTAKYSDGSYRDVTNEAVYTSNDETRATIDPDGRIATTMMAGDSAIVVRYQELIAASFVTVPLNRELLGTAQLAGWNRAHFIDRLVAEKWERLKLSPSPGADEATFHRRVYLDLIGKLPTPVEVTTYLADQAVDKRVQLVDSLLARPEYADYWSLKWADLLRINREDLGPKPAYRYHQWLRRSLERNQPYDEFLRELITAQGNGDTNGAVNFFRAFDKPDDLSVAVSQVFLGVRLDCAKCHHHPYEKWGQDDFYGLAAFFPRLQTKKGTGTDVSFFVGDKGDVKHPQTKEVVSPRVLLGKPLESVPDTDPREHLAAWLAAPDNPFVARALVNRVWAQLMGRGLVEPVDDMRDTNPATNEPLLDALARDFVAQGFDLRRLIRTIATSQVYGLSSLPNADNLRDTQNYSRAYRKRLSAEVLLDAVCDVTGESESFAGMPPGTRAVQLWDHRLPSAFLDTFGRPQRKTVCQCERLAETTLGQVLHLMNAPPVNDKLSSPVGRVAQLAASERAPAELIAELYLAAFGRLPRDDEKTKALAAFAQPGATRRSAAEDILWALLNSSEFVLNH, from the coding sequence ATGGTTTGCTCTGTTTTCATCGCGCTGGTGCTGGCCTCCGCAGATCCTTCGGCCGCGGGCATCACTTCGCTAAGAATTGATCCACCGGCCCCCTTATTGCGCGGAGCCGACGCGAGCCAACAACTTCTGGTCACTGCGCTGCGCGACGGGGGCGAATTCGACACCACGGACGAAGCGAAATTTCAATCCTCGCAGCCCACCATTGCACTCGTTACTGCTGAAGGTGTCGTTCTGCCAGTCGCAACCGGGACCGCCAAGATCACTGCGGAATTCGGCGGACGAACATTTTCGGTTGACGTGAAGGTGGAGAATCCCACGCAGCTTCCATCCCTGCATTTTGGTCGGGATATCATTCCTGTGCTGACAAAAGCCGGCTGCAATTCGGGCGGCTGCCACGGCAAGCAAAGTGGCCAAAACGGTTTCAAACTGTCCGTGTTCGGGCACGACATCAAGGCCGACTATCATGCCCTCGTCAGTGAAGGTCGCGGGCGACGTCTCTCTCCTGCGGCGCCCCGCCAGTCGTTGTTATTGACCAAAGCGGTCAACCAGGTTCCGCATGGCGGCGGGCAGCGCTTGGACGTCGACTCGACGGAGTATCGTCGGCTCCTCCGCTGGGTAGACGCGGGAATGCCCCGCGGCGATGACGAGACGCCACACGTCGTCGCGATTGACGTGATACCCAAGCAGCCCGTCATGCAACCGCAATCGCGGCAACGGTTATTAGTCACGGCAAAGTACTCCGATGGCAGCTACCGTGACGTTACCAACGAAGCCGTTTACACCTCGAACGACGAAACTCGCGCAACCATTGATCCGGATGGGCGCATCGCGACGACGATGATGGCCGGTGATTCGGCAATTGTGGTTCGCTATCAGGAACTCATCGCTGCCAGTTTTGTCACGGTACCGTTAAATCGCGAACTTCTGGGAACCGCGCAGCTCGCGGGTTGGAATCGTGCTCACTTCATCGATCGTCTAGTGGCGGAAAAATGGGAGCGTCTGAAGCTGTCTCCTTCACCAGGGGCCGATGAGGCGACCTTTCATCGCCGCGTGTATCTCGATCTGATTGGCAAGCTGCCGACTCCGGTCGAAGTGACCACGTATTTGGCCGATCAAGCTGTCGACAAACGAGTTCAACTTGTCGATTCGCTCCTCGCCCGGCCAGAATATGCTGACTACTGGTCGCTCAAGTGGGCTGATCTGCTCCGCATCAATCGCGAAGACCTCGGTCCCAAGCCGGCCTATCGCTATCACCAGTGGCTCCGTCGCTCGCTCGAACGCAATCAGCCGTACGACGAGTTCCTGCGTGAGTTGATTACCGCCCAGGGCAATGGCGATACGAATGGCGCCGTGAATTTCTTTCGCGCATTCGATAAGCCGGACGATCTGTCGGTCGCTGTCAGCCAGGTCTTTCTCGGCGTGCGACTCGATTGTGCTAAGTGCCATCATCATCCGTATGAAAAATGGGGACAGGACGATTTCTACGGCCTGGCCGCTTTCTTCCCGCGCCTGCAGACAAAAAAGGGAACCGGAACCGACGTCAGCTTTTTCGTCGGCGACAAAGGAGATGTAAAACATCCGCAGACCAAAGAAGTCGTGAGTCCTCGCGTCTTGCTGGGCAAGCCACTGGAATCCGTTCCCGACACCGATCCTCGCGAGCATTTGGCTGCCTGGCTGGCCGCTCCCGATAATCCCTTCGTCGCGCGAGCGTTGGTGAATCGTGTGTGGGCACAGCTGATGGGGCGTGGCCTTGTTGAACCTGTCGACGACATGCGCGACACGAACCCGGCGACCAATGAGCCGCTCTTGGATGCTTTGGCTCGCGACTTTGTCGCCCAAGGTTTTGATCTCCGCCGCTTGATCCGCACGATAGCGACTTCGCAGGTCTACGGGCTCAGTTCGTTACCCAATGCCGACAACCTGCGCGATACGCAGAACTACTCGCGAGCCTACCGCAAACGGCTGAGTGCCGAAGTGCTGCTGGATGCCGTCTGCGATGTCACTGGCGAATCAGAATCGTTTGCTGGGATGCCCCCCGGAACGCGCGCCGTTCAATTGTGGGATCATCGACTTCCCTCCGCGTTTCTCGATACCTTCGGCCGGCCGCAGCGCAAGACCGTCTGTCAGTGCGAACGTCTGGCCGAAACAACCTTGGGCCAGGTCTTGCACCTGATGAACGCCCCTCCCGTCAACGACAAACTCAGTTCCCCTGTCGGTCGTGTCGCTCAGCTAGCCGCCAGCGAACGAGCGCCGGCGGAACTGATCGCCGAACTTTATTTGGCCGCCTTCGGCCGGCTACCGCGCGACGATGAAAAAACAAAAGCCCTCGCCGCATTTGCCCAGCCCGGAGCGACAAGGCGGAGTGCCGCTGAAGATATTCTCTGGGCTTTGCTGAATTCGTCTGAGTTTGTTCTGAATCACTGA
- a CDS encoding DUF1501 domain-containing protein — protein MFNDNLHLPKRREFLKSAGLGFGSLALASMLQKDSQADVIPAGPLAPKQPHLPPKVKSIIWLFMTGAPSQVDTWDYKPELQKRDGQELAGSDPKTGFFTTSGKCLKSPFEWKQHGESGSWVPEIFPHLSQHVDKMCFLHSMYLRQNNHAPASIELMCGTNRPGLPALGAWLTYGLGSLNQDLPSYVVMHDTRPRGDDQIWSAGFLPKTYQALALDARRKEAIDNLLRDNKHTDAQQRSQLDLMRQLNQEHAATRPTQTDLAARINSYELAYRMQMAAPEAMDLTKETAATHQQYGLDKPECATFARQCLLARRLVERGVRFVQIFAGKGVGGDGSVNDVPWDCHTDVQTNHRSCGLHTDQPAAALLADLSARGLLESTLVIWGGEFGRTSDSQGAKGRDHNPNGFTIWMAGAGVKAGLHYGATDEFGYKAVENKVHVNDLHATLLHLLGLEHTKLTYRFNGRDFRLTDVAGEVLKEIII, from the coding sequence ATGTTCAACGACAACTTACATCTCCCAAAACGTCGCGAATTCCTCAAATCCGCCGGCCTCGGTTTCGGCTCACTCGCGCTCGCGAGTATGTTGCAAAAAGATTCGCAAGCGGACGTGATACCCGCCGGGCCGCTCGCACCGAAGCAGCCGCACCTCCCCCCCAAGGTGAAGTCGATTATCTGGCTGTTTATGACGGGAGCCCCATCGCAAGTCGATACTTGGGACTACAAGCCTGAATTGCAAAAACGCGATGGCCAAGAACTGGCTGGTTCTGATCCCAAGACGGGCTTTTTCACCACCAGCGGAAAGTGCCTCAAGTCGCCATTCGAGTGGAAGCAGCACGGTGAGTCGGGCTCGTGGGTACCGGAGATTTTTCCGCACCTGTCGCAACATGTTGACAAGATGTGCTTCCTCCATTCGATGTACTTGCGCCAGAACAACCATGCTCCGGCCTCAATCGAACTGATGTGCGGCACGAACCGCCCCGGACTGCCTGCACTCGGTGCCTGGCTGACGTATGGCCTTGGGTCGCTGAATCAGGATCTGCCATCGTACGTGGTGATGCACGACACGCGCCCCCGCGGCGACGATCAGATCTGGTCGGCAGGCTTCTTGCCCAAAACGTACCAAGCGCTGGCGCTCGATGCCCGCCGCAAAGAGGCCATCGATAACCTGCTGCGCGATAATAAACACACCGACGCTCAGCAGCGGTCGCAGCTCGACCTAATGCGACAGTTGAATCAAGAACATGCGGCAACGCGGCCCACGCAAACGGATCTCGCCGCGCGAATCAATTCGTATGAGCTGGCCTATCGCATGCAAATGGCAGCGCCAGAGGCGATGGATCTGACGAAAGAAACTGCCGCCACGCACCAACAATATGGTCTCGATAAACCCGAGTGTGCCACCTTTGCGCGGCAGTGCCTCTTGGCGCGTCGCTTGGTCGAACGGGGCGTGCGTTTCGTCCAGATTTTCGCGGGTAAGGGTGTCGGTGGCGACGGGAGTGTGAACGATGTGCCGTGGGACTGCCACACCGATGTGCAGACGAATCATCGCTCTTGCGGACTGCATACCGATCAGCCCGCAGCTGCGTTGCTGGCTGACCTGTCGGCTCGCGGACTGCTCGAATCGACGCTCGTAATATGGGGCGGTGAATTTGGCCGTACCAGCGATTCACAGGGCGCGAAAGGTCGAGACCATAATCCGAACGGCTTCACCATTTGGATGGCAGGTGCCGGCGTGAAAGCCGGTTTGCATTACGGCGCCACCGACGAGTTCGGCTATAAGGCGGTCGAAAATAAGGTGCACGTCAACGACCTACACGCCACTTTGCTGCATCTGCTCGGACTGGAACACACCAAATTGACCTATCGCTTTAATGGGCGCGACTTCCGGCTCACCGATGTCGCCGGCGAAGTGCTGAAGGAAATCATTATCTGA
- a CDS encoding PSD1 and planctomycete cytochrome C domain-containing protein has product MRRGWFITLLLMFFSVHARAQGPAEEELQFFEQKIRPVLVKHCYSCHSAEAREAKKLQADLYLDSAAGILAGGESGPAIVKGKSAESLLLKALKFDGFEMPPTGKLSNEIIADFAKWIDSGAADPRQDGKVVKAKREINLEEGRQWWSFQPLRAVNPPPVPTGARIQTPIDQFIQAALAEHKLTVNGPASKDKLIRRAYFDLIGLPPTPEQIATFVADDSPQAFEKVIDELLASPHYGEKWARHWLDVARYAESGGYEFDGFRGGAYHYRDWVIRSLNDDLPYNEFVRQQLAGDKLQPDDYASAAASGFLVAGPYPGQITAKTVERIRYDQLDDMLMTVGGSMLGLTLGCVRCHDHKYDPIPQQDYYALAAALAKTGHGSRTLDPDPSATQRAMEAHSAAHEPLVKSLQRFAAEQLPKHFETWRAAELGKQPEAPRWQIMEAVDWDAERSWLKELPGGILAHDGLLVAGVNVPKRGQGRKVAAAETYSLKFHTHQKNVMSFRLDAFTDKSLPQRGPGVNNDGSFQLAELKVTARPLDSKLKDPPQVLKLKPVFAAFEDKDQPLAQAVDGMPATAWVVKTNAKKDNAAVFELEAPLAGFAGGTELVVELKFRDLGIGRLRFSLSTEANPATWAGDFVPQHVGEIRAILATNGNKLPAAQYEGMTRWLAPFHAETAKAFRTVRDHAAAEPRPKLSEVYTTVPGGQDVFLLRRGEVENKLGKAEPGFIQVLRRETSSPVSTSTTVAGPSIASTVEPRIALADWMTNVEQGAGPLLARVQVNRLWQHHFGQGLVGTPNDFGAQGERPTHPELLEWLASEFVNHDWKLKPLHKLIMLSATYQQANDVSAANLKIDPANRYWWHYQPRRLDAELIRDSLLAIGGNLDKQMYGPSILDGVPRRSIYLRVKRSELIPLMTMFDAPEPTQSIGERISTTVPTQSLAMMNSPFVRQQAEKLAQRIKPNADTSVAAAIDQAYQITFARLPTEPERARLVAFVEQQKAMLGTDAAATDKALVEVCQLLLCLNEFVYVD; this is encoded by the coding sequence ATGCGACGAGGCTGGTTCATTACTCTGCTGCTGATGTTTTTCTCGGTACATGCCCGCGCGCAAGGGCCGGCAGAAGAAGAGTTGCAATTCTTCGAGCAGAAAATTCGTCCTGTCTTGGTAAAGCACTGCTACAGCTGTCATTCGGCCGAAGCGCGCGAAGCGAAAAAGCTGCAAGCCGATCTCTACCTCGATTCGGCAGCGGGAATCCTCGCGGGTGGAGAAAGTGGCCCAGCGATTGTGAAGGGGAAGTCGGCCGAGAGCCTGCTGCTGAAGGCACTCAAGTTCGATGGCTTCGAAATGCCACCGACTGGCAAGCTGTCGAATGAGATTATCGCTGACTTCGCCAAGTGGATCGACAGCGGCGCTGCTGACCCGCGGCAGGATGGTAAGGTCGTCAAAGCCAAACGAGAAATCAACCTCGAAGAAGGTCGCCAGTGGTGGTCGTTTCAACCGCTCAGAGCCGTGAATCCGCCGCCGGTGCCGACGGGCGCTCGCATCCAAACGCCCATCGACCAGTTCATCCAGGCAGCGCTCGCTGAGCACAAGCTGACGGTGAATGGTCCCGCTAGCAAAGATAAGTTGATTCGCCGCGCTTATTTCGATTTGATCGGTTTGCCTCCCACGCCGGAACAAATAGCAACCTTTGTGGCCGATGATTCGCCCCAGGCATTCGAAAAAGTCATCGACGAACTACTTGCCAGTCCTCACTATGGCGAAAAGTGGGCGCGGCACTGGCTCGACGTAGCCCGCTATGCCGAGAGTGGCGGCTACGAGTTCGATGGCTTTCGTGGCGGAGCTTATCACTATCGCGACTGGGTCATCCGTTCTCTCAACGACGACCTTCCTTACAACGAATTTGTGCGTCAGCAGTTGGCCGGAGATAAGCTGCAGCCCGATGATTATGCCAGTGCCGCAGCCAGCGGCTTTCTCGTGGCTGGGCCTTATCCGGGGCAGATCACAGCCAAGACAGTCGAACGAATTCGCTACGACCAACTCGACGATATGCTCATGACCGTGGGTGGCTCGATGCTTGGCCTCACGCTGGGCTGCGTTCGTTGTCATGATCACAAGTACGATCCCATTCCCCAGCAAGATTACTATGCACTGGCAGCTGCCTTAGCCAAGACGGGACACGGCTCGCGGACGCTTGATCCCGACCCGAGTGCCACACAGCGGGCGATGGAGGCACACAGTGCCGCCCACGAGCCGCTAGTAAAGAGCCTGCAGCGGTTCGCGGCTGAGCAACTGCCGAAACACTTTGAAACCTGGCGAGCGGCCGAGCTCGGCAAGCAGCCTGAAGCACCGCGCTGGCAAATTATGGAAGCCGTCGACTGGGACGCTGAGCGTTCATGGCTTAAGGAGTTGCCTGGCGGCATCCTCGCTCACGATGGATTGCTCGTGGCCGGTGTGAACGTGCCAAAACGCGGTCAGGGTCGCAAAGTGGCAGCTGCCGAAACTTACAGCCTGAAGTTTCATACGCACCAAAAGAACGTGATGTCGTTCCGACTCGATGCGTTCACTGACAAGTCACTTCCGCAGCGCGGCCCCGGAGTGAACAACGACGGCAGCTTTCAACTGGCAGAGTTGAAAGTCACCGCGCGCCCTTTGGATTCCAAACTGAAGGATCCACCACAAGTTCTGAAGTTGAAGCCAGTCTTCGCGGCCTTTGAAGACAAAGATCAGCCCCTGGCTCAGGCTGTCGATGGCATGCCGGCCACCGCTTGGGTGGTGAAGACAAATGCCAAGAAGGACAATGCAGCGGTATTTGAACTGGAAGCTCCGCTGGCCGGCTTTGCCGGTGGAACCGAATTGGTTGTGGAACTGAAGTTCCGCGATTTGGGCATCGGCCGCCTGCGATTCTCGCTCAGCACCGAAGCCAATCCGGCCACGTGGGCCGGAGATTTTGTCCCACAACATGTGGGCGAAATTCGAGCTATTCTGGCAACCAACGGAAACAAGCTTCCGGCCGCACAGTACGAGGGAATGACGCGGTGGCTGGCTCCCTTTCATGCCGAGACCGCCAAGGCCTTCCGCACCGTGCGCGACCATGCCGCCGCCGAGCCTCGCCCGAAGTTAAGCGAGGTCTACACCACTGTTCCTGGCGGACAGGACGTGTTTCTGCTGCGGCGCGGCGAAGTCGAGAATAAACTCGGCAAAGCAGAGCCCGGCTTCATTCAAGTCTTACGGCGCGAAACGTCATCTCCGGTTTCGACATCAACGACAGTTGCCGGACCATCAATAGCTAGCACCGTTGAGCCACGCATCGCGCTGGCCGATTGGATGACAAACGTTGAGCAAGGTGCTGGACCGCTGCTGGCACGCGTGCAGGTCAATCGTTTGTGGCAACATCATTTTGGCCAGGGACTTGTCGGGACGCCGAACGATTTTGGCGCACAAGGCGAACGACCGACCCATCCTGAATTGCTGGAATGGCTGGCGAGCGAGTTTGTGAATCACGACTGGAAACTCAAGCCATTACATAAGTTGATCATGCTGAGCGCTACTTATCAGCAGGCGAATGATGTCAGTGCTGCGAATCTGAAAATTGATCCTGCGAATCGGTACTGGTGGCACTATCAGCCCCGCCGTCTGGATGCGGAGTTGATTCGAGATTCGCTCCTCGCCATTGGCGGCAATCTCGATAAGCAAATGTACGGCCCCAGCATCCTCGATGGCGTTCCGCGCCGCAGTATTTACCTGCGCGTGAAACGGAGTGAATTGATTCCGCTGATGACGATGTTCGATGCCCCGGAGCCGACGCAAAGCATTGGGGAACGAATTAGTACCACTGTGCCCACGCAATCGCTGGCGATGATGAACTCCCCGTTTGTCCGCCAACAGGCCGAGAAACTGGCGCAGCGGATCAAGCCGAATGCGGACACGTCGGTTGCTGCGGCGATTGACCAGGCCTATCAAATCACCTTCGCTCGGCTGCCGACCGAACCTGAAAGGGCTCGCCTGGTGGCGTTTGTGGAACAGCAAAAGGCCATGCTGGGAACGGATGCTGCGGCGACGGATAAGGCGCTGGTGGAGGTTTGCCAGTTGCTGTTGTGTTTGAATGAGTTTGTGTATGTCGACTAA